GGAGTGAATCGCTCGCCTATTTTAACACGATGTATTTATGGCGGTGTCGACGCAGTGATAGTGTAAGGTGATAGTGTTTCATGCGACTATTACACTTTCCGGATGTCCTACCGCGCTGTTAATGCAGCATCGAGGTACGTCTACATCAACAAAACCttttacgataattatttCCGACCAAATGTACATTCGCCCAAGTGTGCGATAAACGCTGACAATCATTGCAACGCCAACGTCCATATGTCGTAAACATGGCTCGACAACCTTTTTTTTCCGGAAACATCTTgtcgaatatttcaaacatgTGTCGAGACAGCTTCGAGACGATATATGAATTCCGTTCGCTTCGTCTCGTCACTTGATCGCAATGACTCGTTGACTTTTTTCCATTGCAGCATGCAACATTGCACGCCGAGcgtattcattttatttaacatcgCGAGCCTAATGCCGGTGAATTGTGCAAACAATTCGCGATCGGTTTGATGTTGCAAGGTCATGTGCGACAATTAAGTTGGCAAATATTTCGATATCGATCGATCTTTATTTGCCGTGCAAGCGTAGTACCTTGATTCGTTGGTATGGACGCGATAACGTCGATCGGGCGAATCGAGTGATAATTGGAATTCACGTTATCGTGCAATATTGATGCGCCCGTTTTGGAATCCACCTGTCTGCTGCGTGACTTTTCAAGGGCTGATGATTCATTGCCGGGATTAAGGACGGCGGCGTTATTAAGGAATGCTCGCCAGCTGAGTCTCGTTTCTAATTGCACTTCGGCATTGAAGATGCTTGTTCATCTTACGGTCCGCGTCGCCAAATTGAATCCTTCTTGGACAACGGATATTCAACGCGAAAGGAGATGTAAATTAACGTAACGTCTCTTACCGtccatttataaataactatttgaaataaaagttgGTCAAAATGGGAAAAGGTAAATGATATACGGAGGATATATAATGTGAGCTCTCGCAGTTTGTCAAGATTACATCCTCTTGCCTATCGGGGACATGAGCTACTCTCGAAATTAGTTTCGCGCGTTTCACTCGAAAACGCTTGCCGCCTGACTTGCTTTTGGGATCGAAAAGGGCAGCTCTgctgaatttatttttcatcctTCTCCACGActgctctttctctctcgacgAGAAATGTATACGGCGCTGCGGCGTGTGTTCCAAgccgaaagaaaaaaaatgcaatattatgaTTCGCATCACGACTGCGTAGCCAGGCTTAATCTTTCGATTCAGGTCAATCGCATTTCTTACCGGCGTGTAGTGCGTGGTacgaaaattcaattaaagttTCAATCCATTCGTGGCTATTGTTCCGTGAGGCGCGAGATTGCGCTCTTTCGGCTGAGTCCTGATTTGACCGTTTTATTTACCGGCGCGGCAGCCCGGGAGACGCAAAACTAAAATCGCGTCGCCTCCGCGGAACTGTTCATTCAATCAATTTAGGAGCTATTTTGGGATAACGCTCGCCCCCGGTAGTTTTATCACTCGGATAAACTAACTGATTAAAGCGCCGGAAACAATGCACGCAAATCGCGACGTTTTTTTCATCCGCCTCTGTTTCTTACGCCGCTCGGCTGGTCGCAAAATGTGGGGTATTCCAGAATTACATGTGCGCTGGCAAGTGAGGGGGTTTAAaagtcttttatttttaactttgaatCACTGTTTCTGAATAAACCGACGCTACTTCGACATTTGCAATATTCGCCAAgatataagatttaaaaaaacagcgattttttaaataaaataaaataaacaccgTTTTCCTCGCAAACTTGGTTTCAGACATAAATCACCTTTTTTTTCACAGCCAATCTATATATCGAATGACCTAACAATTCTACTATTCTCGGATTTCACGTCGCCAAATATAGCAATCTTTCTCCGACCGTTTAGGGGAAGTGCGAGAATTCAAGGAAATTCCAGAATTTTCCAGAATCTAAGGAATCTCCAGAGGACACAACAACTTTACCCTAGCCGCTCACAATTGAAAAGAGCTAATGCCGCGCACGCTTTTCTTCCGTTTGCCCGTCTGAATAAAAAGCAAGGAAATTCGTTGTCAACCGTGCGAAAGCTTTCCAGAAACATTCGAATTTCATACGAAAGAATTGTGCGAAAGTTTAATTTCATAGAAATGCGAGGTTACATAAATGCCGCTTCTCTCGGATTTTTATGACAGCCGCGACTTCCTTGATCGATATTACTGATTCGAGCTCTTCTTGGAACTGGCCCAAACTAGAAGTCTTCTGCATTCTCTCCCGTTGAATCGCATTTTTCACACGTCGCTGCAGCAGATCGGAACGATTCGCTATAAACAACGTTTATCATTTCACGATGCGACAATTGTGGAAATACAGAACGGACGTGATGAAAAACatgttataattagaaatatgtgATGAGAAAAACATACTCTTTTACCACGAGCGGAATCTACATCGcccgttttttatttattctatgaaGAGATTAACAAACGACTGGAATGACACTTTTCACATGAAATAATCCGATTAATTTCAACCGCCAATCTAAacgaaatgaaatattacgtTGTTTGCATAGACGACACACAATCTAGTCAACATAGCCAGCGGCGATGTTGTCTGACAGAGCAACTAATAAGTGACTAATTGCAGCCGGCATTTAACATCGATGacgcaaaataatgaaatatcgcCCCGTCAATTTGGACGCAAAGCCGAagcaaaattctttaaataaataaatatatcgcaGAAGTGCGCGATAAACACAGATTGAATAAATCCCGATGTGAAACACAAAATTACAGATTCTGACGCAAACGCGGCCGCTTGCTTCGCGTAATGACGCGTTACGCTAACTCCTTTACGGATGAAAAGAGAACGAGGGGGGGGAGCGAGAGGGGGGGAGCCGCAGCTGAAATCGCGGCCGGCGGCGACGAGGGTTAACGGTACGCGACGAGGGACACTGCTGCTCGCccccgcgcgcgcgtgctTAATTGATTTCCCCTCTTCGGTCGCTGAAAACTCGCCTGTAATTGAGCAGGACATTAATAACTCCGCGCACTGAATAATTCGCAGAAACGTACGTCCCCAAAGTCTCGAGCGACGTGCCGGTGGACTTATCGATTTCAGATTAGCACGTAAATCGACAGGCGGAGGGAAAGTGCAGGAGCCTCGGCGAGGATGCAGAGAAGGGATTCCGCCCACGCATCCGCTTGTCCCGGGGTCATTTGGGGATTCATTTTGATATTCCGGCTATTTCACTTCCTTTTATATCGGGCGTCCTTCGTCGGTATTCTCGATCCCCTCGTCagtcttctctttctctctttctccgaaTGTACCTTCCTCGGAAAGCGTCTTCGAATTTCTCGTTTATGGCTCCCCAGAGACCCCAAGCATCGTCTTGCTTCTTGAAGAATCCAATTTTAAACCCGGaagtaaagagagagagagagagaaagagagagagagagcgaggtTAAAAGTTCAGTAACACAGATACCGATGGAACGATCGAGTTGACAACTTGTTTCGTCGAATGAAAGATTTGGACGCGTGTCGAAAAAGGACGAAAGAATCAATTCGGTTAAAGCTCGACCGGAAACACGGAGCACTTTCAGCACTCGTAATATCGACGTAATATCGCACGACGCAACGATTGTTTATTCATTCACTCCTCCCGCCTCTCTCCACCCCCCCTCGcccttcttctttctctctgtatTCCGTGCCTGACTTTAGCTAGACGAGAACACTACCCCATTATCGCCGGTCGAATAGATCCGGGTTCGTTAACCCGTGATACGCCGATATATCGACAGGCGGCTTCATCTGATCACACATGCATAAAGCCATCGGCGCTTGAGAGCAGCGCTCGCTCTCCCCCGTCGTTGTGCATCGCGCCGCGACCTTGATGGCAATTTGCGTTGACCTTGCGTTTTGTTGCGGGAGATCAGTCGAACGGTAACGCGACGCTTGACGTCACAGCATCACTTTTAACGGCGAAACTTCGATCTCGCATCATTTCCGCAAGTCGTTCCGCGTTTCGCTACGGAAACTTTCGGAACGAACCGTATCTCGTCTTCTCCCGTGGTGCTTTTAGCGTTAAAtagttaactttttttttcacaaatttctcGTGAAAGAACTTCTCTCGGCCAGGGCGGATCaactgtgaaaaaaaaaaaaaaaagccgaACGACAAAGcgtctaaattatattttcttttatgaatTTCCCGATATTTAGCGCAGCTGCGGGAAATGCTCTTCCCGGATTCATGATTAAGCGCCGCGGGGAACTTTTTATTcgatcgagagagaaaaaactgACGGATAATAAAGTAAATCTTCAGTCGTGCGAGCGGCGGCCTGAAACATTGCGCGAAGCGATTGCTGGAAGGGAAGTGTTTACAGTGTCGAACCGGGGCGCATTTTGCCGTCCGCTATGACGATCGTTTATTATTGTCGCAGTTTGTTGCACGGGCGCGCGATACGGAACGGCGGAAGTTGAGAAACGGAAGCGCAATGCATCACTGCCCgactctctccctctctctttctctctctttcacccGAGTTAAATGATCTTTCCGAAGATAAAGTGCCTTTATTCACTTGTAAACTTCATATATATAACGCTAGGTCCACATTTCTTCGTGCACATCGCCGCAGATGTAGAGAATGAATCGATTGTGTGACAAGTTAAAACGCACCGTTCGATCAATTTCCGTAGTTTCTTATTGccgtttttatatatgtttaatgaTTGCTCAATACTCATTGATCAATTAATGCCAACGACATTGGGCAAATATATCGTTACCGATAGCAGCTGTAAAAATAGCCCATGTAAACGTGCCTTAATATATATTCGATGAATATCTCTGTTTCTGCTAGTGAAATGTTCGATATTTTTGTCCAATTTTCTCAATCCGATATGCCTCCATAAATGATGAGAGTGAAGGCACGTTCTCGTCGTTCAAGTGTATCATAAGACAAGGAATTAAAAATGGAAGGAACTATAGAGAGCGTACGAGCAGGCAGTTATTTAAAGCGAAGAAAAAGACGAACGCTTCGAAAATCCCCTAAAACTTACAGATACGCTATCTATTTATCCAACACATAAGGAATACCTAGAATCcgaaaataagattaaagaatttaatctcTATTGCATCTCCGAGCAAGATATCACTGAAAAATAATCAACAATGTGATTTCAAGCCGTTGTTTAATCGAGAATGTACACAATTTGGTTTGTTAAACCGCTTATACGCGCAAACTAATCATAGATTGTACATACGTAAACAAGAAGCGTGAATAATTAAATGGAATAGAAATGGATTTGAAGCTATGTACAGGCAATTTCCTTTCAAAGCACAATAGGACCGGACATTGAAAGTTCACCAAAGAACAGTAGCTTATTGTGCGCCGCTTAGTGTAAGCGGAACTCGCAGTCGGCGATTCTTTCTCACTTTTATAtcgttaatatatatacgtcgtcgaattaaaaattccttttacaaatttaGACTACAATTAAATTCCATGTATTGATTCGTTCTATAACTCGCGatcttaattgtaaatttccTGATTAATTTAGAGTCGACGGTTTCCCAGCAAAAATGTTGAGggaagtaattattttttacaatcttcCAATCTTTGATGTTACACAACTTTctaactaaattaattaaaattctattaaagtccctttcaaattaattaggaaataGGAAATACGATTTCATCGTTCAAGTTCTAAAGCTTGGCTTGCAAGAAATCCTCTCCCTTTTCCTCGATCGTTTGCAAGTGGGAAAAAGTCGGCTGTAATTTTGACGAAGAAATTTTCGCCATTAAAGTTGAAATCGGGAATGTTCTGTCGCGTTACATCTATTACATTCGAACAAGACAGACCAAGTAAATAGAGGAATTTTACTGGATATTTCAGTGTACGTGCGGGGGTGACTGGAGTGATGGGATGGGGCCAGAGCCCCATGGAGTTCGGGTAGACCCGTCTCCGGCCCAGCTCCCCAGCCCCCTCCGCCATCGATATCGCCACTGCTCCTGCCAGCGACGCAGAGGGCCGCCTCGATCGCGATGGAGGCCTCTAAGAATCAACAACAGAAAGAGAAGGAGCCACGCGTTCACAGGCCTTGCGCCTTTGACAAGGTACGTGTCTGCGCGCAGAGTCTTTGTATTTGTAACCAGTAAGAAGATTTCGACGAGCGAAAGCAAGATCGCTTCACTGCTTTTTCtgtcaaaacaaaaaatcagATCTACAACAGATACGTTCGTAAAAAGTCTTGTAGCTTTGTACGTTAAATCTTTGAATCGCCGAACCTTCGTTGCAAGCGGCAATTTCCAGTAATCAATCGATTGATTTGCGATGATCTCTCGCGCAGATGGAGGGGCTGGTGCGGGAGATGCAAGACCCTGAGAGCGGGGTACCCGTGCGCAGCCAGAAACTATTTCTCACCTCGATCCCTTCAGCGTTCATGGGTGAGTGCCATCGGTACCTGCGTTGTGGCGTAAGCGTAAGCGGCCGTCACGGCCAGGACACTACAGTAGGCTGCCTGCGTGTTGCAGGTTACGATCTCATCGAGTGGCTGATAGACCGGCTTGCCATCGAAGAATCAGGTATGGATTCATATGTCTACCGCTGATCGCGCACTGCCGGCTGCCCCCCTGCCGTTGCCgcatctctttttctcgccTGCGACATGCGACGCTCTGTCTAAGGATACGCTAACGATACTGTCTCGATACTTTCGCTTCGCTATAAATCCCCATATCCGCATCGACACTTTCAGCTTGGTGGCTTCGTTGATTACATGCTAAACACATTACACCAGACAGGATTTTCGCTCgccaaatataaattaatgcgCCTCATTGCGAGAAACAATGTATAATGCAGAATCCGCGCGATTCACTGTTCCGGAgagtgaatattttgaaacaatttatccGGCCTTCTGGATTTTtcatccttttttttccccctcgcGCGCGACGATTCGTCTGTGCAAATGAAGAACGTAAATTTCATTGGGTTTCCCGTTTCGCCGCGAGGCGAGCGTAATAATTTGCGCCGAGTGAGTTTAGCGAGAATTAATGCGCTCGTAATTCGGAGAGGTAGTTGAGGAATtcgttaatatttatgttttatgaaaatagaTTAACAACATTTATGACGATACGTCAGTCGAATTAAAgtcgaattaattatttttgtaataatagcTTGGGGCTGATTCTCCACGAGTGCCGGTTAAAGTATAGCGCAActtgttgtttaaaaaaaaaaataaaattattatttatcgtggACGTGAACGCATGTTCGCTGGCAAGAGGGATGGTGGCTATGAACAGACAAAACTCTACCAAAACTCCATGACACAGAGCGATGTGGCATCGTTTAAGTGACCTGCACGGCCCTAAGCGATACTTAGAGGCTTCTGTCGCATTTAAGGCATTTTCTCAGATTTAAAAGATACATTATTATGTTTGATAGCAGAGGCGGTCCATATTGCTAATCAACTATGCCAGTATGGCTACTTCTTCCCGGTGAATGACTCCAAGACGCTTGCTGTTAAGGACGATAGTTCTCTATATAGGTTTCAGGTAAGTTGCATCCGGGAATAATTGAATCGACTGGAATAATGTAACTGTTTCTTCtttcgaaattgaaaaattgttttttaaaacgtCAGAGAAATTTTGTCGCCCTAAGCGATATCgagctaaataaaaatacgacgGCTATTTGCATTAGATTTAAAATCTACGTAGTGATGAAAGAATGTTTCATTTTGCGCTAATATTTTGATTACGTTAGGAAACGATTTGCGCgagaaattgaaaagaaattcaCTGCTTGCAACGTTATTTCAGCCAATTCCAATGAATGCTTTGCCAATTAAGGAATAGAAGTTCTGATTCGTTCAGCATATTTTGATTCtcatcttaaaattaatacacatAGACACCCTACTATTGGCCGTGGCAACACAGAACCCCCGACAATGTGGAGTACGCGATTTATCTGGCTAAACGAACGCTGAAGAACAAACAACGCCATGCTCTCGAGGACTACGAAGTCGTACGTAAATTCGTGCTGTGTTATTGCGATATAGAATATCGAAGAATTCACTTTCAGactttcctaaaaaaaaacctACTATTTCTTCAGGAAGCTTTTAACAGCCTACGTAAAAACTTGCAGAACAAATGGGACATAATACAACTTCAAGCCGAGGAACAGGTGAATAACTATCCGTATATGTCGGATCTATATTTTCCATCAATCATTTATCGAGAGTATAGCTCCGCGTAATGCCGATCTCGCATATTCGAGCACGTGACTTCTTGAAATGCTGCTGATTGTGTGGGCTCAGGTACGCCTTGCTAAGGAGCGCAAGAAGGGGGACAAGATAGTGAGCGATTCGCAGGAACGAGCATTTTGGAGAGTCTACCGGCCGCCACCCGGTTGCCTCAGTAGCCTGGAAGTCGTGCCCGTACCCACCCGTTTTCGCCCCGGACTTCCGCGACCTCCGTCACGCAAACGCACTCTTACCGATCTGCAACGCGAGGTGAGCATTGATTATTCACGGCGCCTCTTCACACCCCTTCGAGATTCTTATTTCGCTCCATTTtaattcaatcaattttactcgcaattttttatcgcgattAATCAAGAGATGTTGTAAGAATATGTGTTAGTacacttttaataatattctaatgCCTGCAATTCCACGTTATACAAGTCAAATaagattgttaatattatgaCAAAGAAggttaaatattgattaaaaagtgTCATTTCCATATCGATAAAGTTTTAcgcttaataaaataaagaattggATGAAATTACAATGCGTGCAATTCGATATATGTTTATCAGGTTGCCCTTCTACGGAACAGCTTGACTCGCACGAGGATAAAGGTCTCGACTGCGGTGGAAAATCTGAAATCATACTTCGAAACGTATGTGAAATATGACCCGATGTTCGCGCAGCCGCAACCTTCCAATCCATGGATCACCGACGATCACACGTTTTGGCAACTGAATAGCCCTTTGTGAGTAATCGAAATCCGATATACGCGAGTAATTGAAATCCGATTATCTATGGTAACGCGATAAGTTTAATAACGTAATTTGACGCGCATCCAGAGTGGAAGTTCCTACAGAGAAGCGTGTCCAGCGATGGGCGCTGTCGATGGAAGAACTTATGTCTGATCCTACAGGTAGAACTTTTCGATCGCATTAATAGAGTATCGCGCACATTCCGTTGGCCGAACACTCACGAACACTATTCTGCCCGCAACAGGTTTACAAGAGTTCacgaattatttaagaaaggAGTACAGCCACGAGAACATAAGATTTTGGCTGGCGGTCAAAGATCTCAGGCACAGTTCCCAAGCACAAATACCCGACAAAGTCAACGAAATTTTTAGGTATGCATTATTGCGTATTAATCAGCCGTCATTGCATGATTTTGATGTGTGAAAATAATCGACTTGTGAACGCTGAAAACACGCAGAGAATTCCTGGCGCCTGGAGCTCCCTGCGAGATTAACATAGACGGCAAAACGATGGAGAAGGTTCATCAAGAGATGAAGAATCCGAGCAGATTTACGTTCGACTCCGCGGCGGAGCATGTATATACGCTACTTCTGAAGAAGGACTGCTATCCTAGATTTATCCGCTCCGATCAGTATCGCAATCTCTTAGCTGCCGGCGTGCAACCCTTACAAAAGAAGAGGTGAGCCTCCCCTCTCGTTAATAAAGCGCGTTTAACAACGCAACGATCCTCGCAAAAACACTccgcttttctttctttccccAGATTTTTCAGCTTCGGCGGTCAGGTCAAGAAGAAAGTTTCCTCCACTTCGACGCCAACGTCCAACACTCTCGCTAACATAggtagcggcggcggcggcaaaCGTAGAGGCAGCGACCGGAGTCTGTCCGGAAGCGCCCACGAGCTCGCCATATGTGGTGTCCGCGATGTCGCAACCGCGTCGCGAGTGCCGCACTCCCACAGCCAATCAAACCTCACCGACATTCCATACAGGTACGCGAGGGTTGCGGGAGAGAAATGATCCGAGAATGATCCCCGGGAGAAGGCGTATCtgtcctcctcctccccccccaCCCCCGCTGTCACTGACAGCGGATAAAAATGACTGTCGCTTTTTTGCGTATTATTCGTTTCGCGCGGCATCGGGTGGGCGTCGCCGACGATAGGCTTATTCGTGCGCGTCATATTTTCAGGGGAGATCTACCACGACTCGTAAAGATACCTTCGAGGCCTAGTCCACATAGTATTCAGTAAGTCACCCCCGATACATAAAACCACTCGGTTTTCTCGATTGAATGTAGGATTGAGCCGCGCGCGGCGCATTAATAGCACCTTCCGCTCTTTCCGGGCTGCTCCTCGTTTCCTTATTATTATCGTGGAATATCAAGCCTCTCATTCTCcattgttgaaattttataataataacgagtAACAAAGATACAGTATTAATACACTGATGAGCATGATAAATTTTCGATCATACTCCaacaatttgaatatataaataagcgtAGCAAGTGTAGTAATCAATTTTGCAGATATTACTTCGTGAAAATTGtaagaatgtattttaattttcatcgaAATTTTACTGAATcatgaagatattttataagtgGACCTGATGTTATTGGAATGAACaagattcaataattaaatgtttattgcttcTCCGGAATTTGTAAATGAAGAATGAAGAGTGTTGTTTCTGAAAAAGCTggaataattctatttttgccTCTCTGGAATTACAACCGACGATTATAACGAGTCCGGCTTGAGATGCACGAAGTAAGAACGGTCCGAGCTATTAATGCATTCCGTCGTACCGCGCTCTGCTGTATCCTTGTATCAGATTTTGGCAAAACCCtcctatatataatatctatatatatataaatatataaatatatatatatatagatactatatacgtatatatttttcggtgtgtttgaaaactttttCGCACTTTCAAAGAAATCATTGCGTTTATGAGAAGTTCACCAAAATGTATGTAAAGCAGTATCATTGGTAATCGTGTTTGTATGACGATATTATACCCGCTCTTTGATCCTTCTCGATAAATATCTCTCTCAGTGTTTCTCTTCTGAATACTATCAAATATTATCGTACGTAGAGTGTCTCAAAGAAATTGCGTCGAGATTTCTCGTAAGTAAACTTCTGTTTCCTTGTCAGGAAGATAACGTCATTGACTTGTATTGTAATTTGAGACACTCTGTATAATTGCCTTGATGTCGATATTTTGTGTTGTCCGTATCAAGCTTACAATTCCTCTATgttcatttatatatgtgaTAACTCTGTGTAACACAATACACGCGTGATACTTGTCCAGCACATAAATTTGCACAGTTAACAATACATATATCTATTCCTTCTTccgttataatttatgtaatatttcgtAAGACTTTTTTGTCCAACAATTAAAAAGCTGCGTTACTCGAATGCGCGACAAGAGAACACAGATTCCGAGGCTTCAAACTCGACTTGAAAAAACACGAATCGTCCAGATTTATACAGGACGTCCCGTAATTATTCTGCTCAGCTACGAATCTTCCGGAATAGAATAGTTCCGGGACACCTCGCAGACACACGTATGTACGGAAACCTATTATTACCCTTCCTAGTCGTTGAATGAAAACCGCATGCATGTATCAACTGACGttgaagacaaaaaaaaaaaaagaaagacacAGAAATACATACACGCATACGCAACAGGCGCACGCAAAACGCGTGGTATCTTACCGAAAGCAAACGGTGAAAActaaatcatataataaagTTCCTGTTGTCAGGGATGCTGGCGCGACGGAAGTGGCGATTCGCCTTACGGACGACGTGTGCCCGTGGGAGGCCGCGCCGGGCCCGAGCACGGAACACGGAGGCGCGACGTCGGCGGACGCGACGACTTCTGGCGGGACAGCATCAGCTGATCAGACGCGACACGTGTGGGATAGCGGCGGCGGCAGTCACGCGATGACCGCCGAAGTCGTGCGTCTCTCCCGCAAGAATTCGGCGCAGCTGGACTCCTGCAGCTCGTCGTCGGACGTCAGCCTCGCCATCGCGGAGGTCTCCGAGCGGCTGCGGAAGTCGTGTAGCTTGCAGCATAGCAGTAGCATAGGTCGGTATATAATTCGGAGACGTTATTCGGACGTCGACCACAAATCACTTTATCAAAAAGACGAACGCGCTGTTATCCAAAAATTGTAGTAAAATAATCCACGGCAACGCGAATTCACTTTCAAACATTGAAAAAGATGTATTTCGCAAAATGCCGAATTTTACGTCGCGAATTTGCCGAGTTTTTCCTGTTCACTGACATtcgcgaaaaagaaaaacgtgtCTCTAAATATCACTCTGTGCTTTGGAATGCGTAGGTGCACCGATTTCAGGCCCCGTGATAACGCGAAACTATTCCACTTGTTCGGCGAGCGGTCGCATCAGACTCTCCGAGATGAGTCGCGCGTCCGTGTCGTCGTGCAACTATCCGTCGCCCCAGCAGTCATTCGAGTACTCTCACGCGGTGGTCGAAAAGGTGGAAGAGAGATCGTCCCTGGAGAAGATCGTACCCGAGGAAGAGGCGGAATCCGCCGTCGTCCGTGAAAGTCAGTCGAGTCCCAAGTGAGTTACCTCGTACGCTACATTCATTATGCTATATCTTAATACCCGGTACTTGGATGAAGAACGAAGCCTATTCCTGTCCGCCAGGACGTGCGCGAAGGCGCCCTTGATCAGCATTAGCGCGATCGTGGGCGATCTACCGAGCGACAACTCGACAATGGAGAACGGCGACGAGGAGAACGCGAGCGAAAGCTGCACGGCGAGAGACGCGACGGAGATCGTCGTCGAGGAGAAAACAAGGGGCGAGGATTCACGGGTGGACACCGGGGCGAACGTGTCCCCGGTAACCGAGGAAGCAgcggcaacgacgacgacgacgacgacggcggcgacgacgacggcgacgacgacgacggcgacgacgacgacggcgacgacgaccaCGGCAACggcgacgtcgacgtcgacgacgacgacgacgacgacgactgaGGAACCGTCGGAGGAGGCGCAGGTCGTGCCTGTCTGGGAGCCGGACACCCGACAGGAGGACCGAGCGACGTCGTCGACGGCAGCGCAGGCGGTGCCTCGGGAGAAGCGTGACAATAATGTTAACGAAGTATGCCCGTGGGAGGACGAGTAAGTACTCTGACCTGACCTGATCTGATCCGCTTACGCTTGCTGTCTCGCAATCATCTTCCTCGGGAATTGCTCTCTCCGTGTTTCACGTTAATCACGTTATCTCGTAATAATGTTCTCATTCGTACGGAGCTCACTGTTTGTTTCAGGGAGAACTGTAGAGTGGA
Above is a genomic segment from Linepithema humile isolate Giens D197 chromosome 6, Lhum_UNIL_v1.0, whole genome shotgun sequence containing:
- the LOC105673087 gene encoding uncharacterized protein isoform X3, which encodes MEASKNQQQKEKEPRVHRPCAFDKMEGLVREMQDPESGVPVRSQKLFLTSIPSAFMGECHRYLRCGVSVSGRHGQDTTVGCLRVAGYDLIEWLIDRLAIEESAEAVHIANQLCQYGYFFPVNDSKTLAVKDDSSLYRFQTPYYWPWQHRTPDNVEYAIYLAKRTLKNKQRHALEDYEVEAFNSLRKNLQNKWDIIQLQAEEQAQVRLAKERKKGDKIVSDSQERAFWRVYRPPPGCLSSLEVVPVPTRFRPGLPRPPSRKRTLTDLQREVALLRNSLTRTRIKVSTAVENLKSYFETYVKYDPMFAQPQPSNPWITDDHTFWQLNSPLVEVPTEKRVQRWALSMEELMSDPTGLQEFTNYLRKEYSHENIRFWLAVKDLRHSSQAQIPDKVNEIFREFLAPGAPCEINIDGKTMEKVHQEMKNPSRFTFDSAAEHVYTLLLKKDCYPRFIRSDQYRNLLAAGVQPLQKKRFFSFGGQVKKKVSSTSTPTSNTLANIGSGGGGKRRGSDRSLSGSAHELAICGVRDVATASRVPHSHSQSNLTDIPYRDAGATEVAIRLTDDVCPWEAAPGPSTEHGGATSADATTSGGTASADQTRHVWDSGGGSHAMTAEVVRLSRKNSAQLDSCSSSSDVSLAIAEVSERLRKSCSLQHSSSIGAPISGPVITRNYSTCSASGRIRLSEMSRASVSSCNYPSPQQSFEYSHAVVEKVEERSSLEKIVPEEEAESAVVRESQSSPKTCAKAPLISISAIVGDLPSDNSTMENGDEENASESCTARDATEIVVEEKTRGEDSRVDTGANVSPVTEEAAATTTTTTTAATTTATTTTATTTTATTTTATATSTSTTTTTTTTEEPSEEAQVVPVWEPDTRQEDRATSSTAAQAVPREKRDNNVNEVCPWEDEENCRVDAPYVKTYATLGYL
- the LOC105673087 gene encoding regulator of G-protein signaling 9 isoform X4, which gives rise to MEASKNQQQKEKEPRVHRPCAFDKMEGLVREMQDPESGVPVRSQKLFLTSIPSAFMGYDLIEWLIDRLAIEESAEAVHIANQLCQYGYFFPVNDSKTLAVKDDSSLYRFQTPYYWPWQHRTPDNVEYAIYLAKRTLKNKQRHALEDYEVEAFNSLRKNLQNKWDIIQLQAEEQAQVRLAKERKKGDKIVSDSQERAFWRVYRPPPGCLSSLEVVPVPTRFRPGLPRPPSRKRTLTDLQREVALLRNSLTRTRIKVSTAVENLKSYFETYVKYDPMFAQPQPSNPWITDDHTFWQLNSPLVEVPTEKRVQRWALSMEELMSDPTGLQEFTNYLRKEYSHENIRFWLAVKDLRHSSQAQIPDKVNEIFREFLAPGAPCEINIDGKTMEKVHQEMKNPSRFTFDSAAEHVYTLLLKKDCYPRFIRSDQYRNLLAAGVQPLQKKRFFSFGGQVKKKVSSTSTPTSNTLANIGSGGGGKRRGSDRSLSGSAHELAICGVRDVATASRVPHSHSQSNLTDIPYRGDLPRLVKIPSRPSPHSIQDAGATEVAIRLTDDVCPWEAAPGPSTEHGGATSADATTSGGTASADQTRHVWDSGGGSHAMTAEVVRLSRKNSAQLDSCSSSSDVSLAIAEVSERLRKSCSLQHSSSIGAPISGPVITRNYSTCSASGRIRLSEMSRASVSSCNYPSPQQSFEYSHAVVEKVEERSSLEKIVPEEEAESAVVRESQSSPKTCAKAPLISISAIVGDLPSDNSTMENGDEENASESCTARDATEIVVEEKTRGEDSRVDTGANVSPVTEEAAATTTTTTTAATTTATTTTATTTTATTTTATATSTSTTTTTTTTEEPSEEAQVVPVWEPDTRQEDRATSSTAAQAVPREKRDNNVNEVCPWEDEENCRVDAPYVKTYATLGYL